In Zingiber officinale cultivar Zhangliang chromosome 9B, Zo_v1.1, whole genome shotgun sequence, the genomic window CAAGGTTTTTCAGTCTGGCGGCATTGACAGTCCTCTAGTTACAAAGCGACGATCTAGAATGTGTGTTGGTATCAAGGCTTCACACAAGTCTCTGCTTCCTGAAGGTATTGTTCTGAGTTCCAGCAGCTCTGGAGCAACATACTTTATTGAACCTAGAGATGCAATTGAGCTTAACAACATGGAAGTTAGACTTTTCAATGAAGAGAAATCAGAGGAACTGGCTATTCTTTGTTTACTAACTTCTGAAATAGCTGATGCAGAAAAAAAAATTGGTAATCTAATGGAGAAAATTCTAGAATTGGATCTTGCTGTTGCTAGAGGTGCACATGCCTTGTGGTTAGGTGGTGTTCGTCCATTCTTTAGTCAGGGATTTGAAAAGTCCAAAGCAGTCATAGCAAGGGATTCATTGGCAGTCGATATAAAAAATATTCAGCATCCTCTGCTTCTTGAACCTTCCCTTAGATCTTTGTATTCTTCTTCAGAAAGAGATGGAAGTTCTAAAATGTTTGGTAGGATGAATAATTCAATGGACCCTAAAGAATTTCTTGAATTTGAAACTCCTGTCCCTGTGGACTTTAGGATAAAAAGTTCTACTAGAATGGTTGTGATATCTGGACCTAATACTGGAGGTAAAACTGCAAGTATGAAAACCTTGGGATTGGCATCTCTAATGGCAAAAGCAGGTTTTTTTTTGTCAGCTAAGGATAGGCCAAAACTGCCATGGTTTGACCAGATTCTTGCTGATATCGGTGATCATCAGGTAGTTTCTTTCGCTTCTGAAGATATGATATCCATTACATTTCCGCAATCAAAACCCATATGTTTCTGAAACTCTTATTTTCTAATTGAAGTCCTTGGAGCATAATTTGTCTACTTTCAGCGGGCATATATCGCGTATCTGCAAAATAATAGAGATTGCTTCAAAAAATTCACTTGTACTGATTGATGAGATTGGAAGTGGTACTGATCCATCAGAAGGTGTTGCTCTCTCAACAAGCATACTCCTTCACCTCGCCAATAATGTAAACTTAGCTGTTGTTACTACCCATTATGCTGACTTAAGTCACCTGAAATCTGGTGATTCTCGATTTGAGAATGCTGCCATGGAGTTTTGCTTAGAGACTTTGCAACCTACCTTCCATATTCTGTGGGGGAGTATTGGTAATTCAAATGCTTTGAGTATTGCTAAATCTATTGGCTTTGATGAAAAGGTCTTAAATCGTGCCAAAGAATGGGTTAAGAAATTAGAGCctgataaagaaaaggaaagacaAGGTTCACTCTACCAGTCTTTATCGGAAGAAAGAGAGCTCTTAGCGATTCAGGCCAATGAAGCTGAATTTGTTCTTGAAGAAGTAAAGAAGCTGTATTTGGAGGTACAACTGTAGAGTAATGCAACAAGAATTTTCCATTTTGTTGTGCACATGCAAATGATGGGTTAACTATTGTGTAAGCTTTGGCACTATGCTTCTGAAGGCTAGATCTCTTTCAATTGCTAAGTATGGTAATAATTCCGTTGCACGTTCCTTTAGTTTGTAAATGACTTGATTTCAGAACTTAGCCTTCATTCATTCCATATATAGGAAGGCATAAATTAACTCCATTACCATCATTGGTTATCCAATTGCAATATCTCTTACATAGTTGCACCTCAAGCTTATTGCAGACTAAACTTGATAGGATTTTAGTATCTTCAGGACTATCTTGACTTTCACTTACGAGTCGGGCAACCTTTCTTCACTTCTCAGATCTAACACAACACAGAAATGTAGAGACAACAAATACAATCGTATAGAATTTGCATGTAGATTTTTTTCCTATTTCCCTTTTTTATGTTGCCATCTCTAATTATAACATGATGTTGGACACTACAACAAAGTGCCATTGCATCCCTGTTTCTTTCACTAGTTTTGCTTCTTTTAATGcatgctttattttatttttgttattgaaTTGTATAGATACAATCGGAGGCTGAAGATATTGATAAGCGAGTGGCCACTTTAAAGGCAAGGGAAGCTCAATTGGCACAACAGGAACTAAAAAATGTTAAGTTGCAAATGGATTCCATAATCAAGGACTTCGAGAATCATCTTCAAACTGCAAGTCTTGATCAGTTTAGTTCACTTCTCCGAGAATCAGAAGCAGCTATTGCCTCTGTTGTTTTAGCACACCATCCTGAAGAGGATTCAATATATGAGAGTGCAAAGAATAATAGTTATCTACCACAGATTGGAGATCAAGTATATGTTAAAGGGTTAGGAGGAAAGTTAGCCACTGTGGTTGAAGCACCAGTAGCAGATGGCATTACTACCGTCCAGTATGGAAAAGTGAAGGTACGTGTTAAGaggaatgatatgaaattggttgaAAGCGGACTGATTCGGGTGAACAATTCTGGTGTGGAACAAAGAGTACAGGTATGCAAGAAAGTTCATCCATTGCACTTATTACATTTTGGCTTTCCAATATTTATTTGGTTCTTATCATACACcttggaatttttcaaaatacacAATTTTTTCCAAAAAGGTTCTCAAAACATAGAGAaatgaagaagaataagaaagctGTTGGAGCTCATTCTCACCTCTAGGTATTTGAGGACAATTGGGCCATTTAAATATAATTgtactaataaattatattttgaaaaaaaaaaggtgtAGTAGGGGCACCAGGTGTTTTGCACATGGTGAGAGTCATGTGCAATGTACTGAGTCGTGGGATCCACTGCAATGAACCTTAAACATAATGCTCATGGTTGCACATTACAAACAAAGTTAATGTGGTGGACATGAGACACAATATGGCACATTGTTGACACACTTTGCTCATACTCACTTGTCATGAGTTGTGTCGACATACATATTTAAATTATTTCCATACAACACACTCTTCTCTAAGTGGTCTCATAATAGGTTGTGTCTATGAACTAGAGCATCAAACTAGTGCAGCCTCAATTGGCCAAACAAACAAAGAGTCGAAATTAAGATGGGATGGGTGAGCCCAAGGGACATCATCCAACCAAAGGGTCTGAACGAGTCTATAAAAGGGTTAAGTTTGTGCTTGTTTGATGCACTCTCCTCTCTTTTTAGAGCAACAACATACTTTCTCCTTGCAAATTCCAGCCTTTGGATTTACACACTGATGAGCTAATTTGGAGAACTCATTTTCAACCTAGGTGGACCATGGATTCTTGCTCTATAGGGAAAATACAAAAAACTCATTGGGCCTTGGTTGCACGCCATTGGTGGGGCAAATTGAGCTTTTAGGAAAAGGTAGTGTGCGTTCCCTAAACGTTAATTGCTAGTAGTTTGACAAACCATGATTCTGATCCATTGACAACAAACTTTCTTACATTCTCAAGGATGAATCCTTTTTTGTTGCATAAGATAGCTTTGTCAATAGTCAAAGGGATGAGCGATGCTAGAATGGTATAAGCATGAGCGGAGACTCAAAAATTCATGTCCTCAGTTAACCAATCCTGTGATGTGTTCCCATAGTCAGGGGTTTCAAAAGAGGAAATGGAACAATCAATAGTAAACCAATGGTTTATAAGTTTAGAATGCTACTAGATTCTTGTATTCTGCATTTTCTAAGTGCACCACCTCCACCGTGTCCTAACATTTCTGCCGAAAGGACCAATTGGCATTTGCTATACACCGACACCCCCCTCCTCCATGGTGGAGGATGGATTGGACTGATTAAGTCCAACAAACGGATTTTTTTCCTTCAGTTATTACTTGTAAAATTGGAACACATGCCTTTCATATAAAGTGTTAATGATTGTTCTCAAGATTTCACTAAATCTTTCATATGAACACTGAATTCATGTATGATACAAAATATCTTATTcgtgcaatcagcttgactcacACTTGTACTTACTGTTCACTTATATTATACTCTAATTGAGCTACTGTGGTTGAAGACAAGGAATAGAGCAGCTGCAATGCAGACAACCAAGAATGAGGAGGCT contains:
- the LOC122023759 gene encoding endonuclease MutS2-like, whose protein sequence is MEAFNSFLRLMKPPNLFTSDFPAFASPNCNIPKSELLCPFNFSSSVDLRLRVLKPFKDGSKLSWASNRLKKNKIEAGFASDADRIRIAEDLRPETEEILEWGSVCAQVSAFASTSAGRAVCQSGSLPVGRDREESETLLDQTAAATLLPRKLDFSGIDDVSEIVRSAVGGEILGIRQLCAIEGSLRSAKRVFEQLGQVSADVESSGRYSALLEILQDCDFLEELTNRIGFCIDCKLSVVLDRASTKLEFIRFERRHNMEKLESLLKEVSIKVFQSGGIDSPLVTKRRSRMCVGIKASHKSLLPEGIVLSSSSSGATYFIEPRDAIELNNMEVRLFNEEKSEELAILCLLTSEIADAEKKIGNLMEKILELDLAVARGAHALWLGGVRPFFSQGFEKSKAVIARDSLAVDIKNIQHPLLLEPSLRSLYSSSERDGSSKMFGRMNNSMDPKEFLEFETPVPVDFRIKSSTRMVVISGPNTGGKTASMKTLGLASLMAKAGFFLSAKDRPKLPWFDQILADIGDHQSLEHNLSTFSGHISRICKIIEIASKNSLVLIDEIGSGTDPSEGVALSTSILLHLANNVNLAVVTTHYADLSHLKSGDSRFENAAMEFCLETLQPTFHILWGSIGNSNALSIAKSIGFDEKVLNRAKEWVKKLEPDKEKERQGSLYQSLSEERELLAIQANEAEFVLEEVKKLYLEIQSEAEDIDKRVATLKAREAQLAQQELKNVKLQMDSIIKDFENHLQTASLDQFSSLLRESEAAIASVVLAHHPEEDSIYESAKNNSYLPQIGDQVYVKGLGGKLATVVEAPVADGITTVQYGKVKVRVKRNDMKLVESGLIRVNNSGVEQRVQTRNRAAAMQTTKNEEASFGPAVKMSKNTVDLRGMRVEEASLRLQMAISTCRPYQVLFIVHGMGTGAVKECALQILKNHPRVAKYEEESSVNYGCTIAYIK